A genomic window from Silene latifolia isolate original U9 population chromosome Y, ASM4854445v1, whole genome shotgun sequence includes:
- the LOC141632899 gene encoding uncharacterized protein LOC141632899, translated as MCMEILSAQLRKAETQRQIHGLKISRYAPTLSHLFYANDAFICFKATPSSFESLRDIFQDFEAASGQMINLTKSFIKFSPNSPADFKTHLNSILRMKDSPSFGTYLGVPVDLLKQNKLIIINSILLGSIAHILAAIPLPLAILRKIDSLIAAFWWSKDTSRRSIHWLSQQYIHAPRDSGGMGICRAVDSCKPALAWKIGNGASFDLLSAPWVQGRKPVLKQPQPQFAPPISALLLDNGTWNPSSIFNLFMQSTAKEILAMEPLLLTSDDYLYWKYTEDGNYTIKSGYVYRASQNSSRVSVNRSFPWKTI; from the exons ATGTGTATGGAGATTTTGTCTGCCCAATTACGGAAAGCTGAGACTCAAAGGCAAATTCATGGCTTGAAAATCTCTCGATATGCTCCGACACTGTCGCATCTTTTTTATGCGAACGAtgcttttatttgttttaagGCTACTCCTTCATCTTTTGAATCTCTCCGGGACATATTTCAAGACTTCGAAGCTGCTTCTGGTCAGATGATTAATCTGACCAAGTCCTTTATTAAGTTCAGCCCCAATTCACCTGCTGATTTTAAGACTCATCTGAATTCGATTCTTCGGATGAAAGACTCTCCCTCGTTTGGTACTTATTTAGGAGTCCCGGTTGATCTCCTGAAGCAAAA CAAGCTGATAATTATCAACTCTATTCTGCTTGGATCGATTGCCCATATTCTCGCTGCTATCCCTCTGCCTCTTGCTATTTTACGTAAGATTGACTCCTTGATTGCTGCATTTTGGTGGAGTAAGGATACTTCACGAAGATCAATTCACTGGTTATCTCAACAGTATATTCATGCTCCAAGAGACAGTGGTGGAATGG GAATTTGTCGAGCTGTTGATTCTTGCAAGCCTGCTTTGGCTTGGAAAATTGGTAATGGCGCATCCTTTGATCTCTTATCTGCCCCTTGGGTACAGGGTCGAAAACCGGTTTTGAAGCAACCTCAGCCTCAATTTGCCCCGCCTATCTCTGCCTTGCTTCTTGATAATGGAACCTGGAACCCGTCCTctattttcaatctttttatgCAATCTACAGCTAAAGAAATTCTGGCTATGGAACCGCTACTTCTTACTTCGGACGACTACCTCTACTGGAAATACACGGAAGACGGGAATTATACTATTAAATCAGGATACGTATATCGAGCCTCTCAGAACTCGTCTCGTGTGTCTGTCAACCGCTCTTTTCCTTGGAAGACGATATGA